From a region of the Helianthus annuus cultivar XRQ/B chromosome 5, HanXRQr2.0-SUNRISE, whole genome shotgun sequence genome:
- the LOC118492174 gene encoding photosystem I P700 chlorophyll a apoprotein A2-like encodes MTIPSTRKDLMIVNMGPHHPSMHGVLRLIVTLDGEDVIDCEPILGYLHRGIEKIAENRTIIQYLPYVTRWDYLAFLIAGHMYRTNFGIGHSMKDLLDAHIPPGGRLGRGHKGLYDTINNSIHFQLGLALASFRVITSLVAQHMYSLPAYAFIAQDFTTQAALYTHHQYIAGFIMTGAFAHGAIFFIRDYNPEQNEDNVLARMLEHKEAIISHLSWASLFLGFHTLGLYVHNDVMLAFGTPEIENSYQRKV; translated from the coding sequence ATGACTATACCATCTACAAGAAAAGACCTCATGATAGTCAATATGGGACCTCACCACCCATCAATGCATGGTGTTCTTCGACTCATTGTTACTCTAGATGGTGAAGATGTTATTGACTGTGAACCAATATTGGGTTATTTACACAGAGGTATAGAAAAAATTGCGGAAAATCGAACAATTATACAATATTTGCCTTATGTAACACGTTGGGATTATTTAGCTTTTCTCATTGCTGGGCATATGTATAGAACTAATTTTGGGATTGGGCACAGTATGAAAGATCTTTTAGATGCACATATCCCTCCGGGAGGGCGATTGGGACGTGGGCATAAGGGCCTTTATGACACAATTAATAATTCGATTCATTTTCAATTAGGCCTTGCTCTAGCTTCTTTTAGGGTTATTACTTCTTTGGTAGCTCAACACATGTACTCTTTACCCGCTTATGCATTTATAGCACAAGACTTTACTACTCAAGCTGCGTTATATACTCATCACCAATACATCGCAGGATTCATCATGACAGGAGCTTTTGCTCATGGAGCTATATTTTTTATTAGGGATTACAATCCGGAACAGAATGAGGATAATGTATTGGCAAGAATGTTAGAACATAAAGAAGCTATCATATCTCATTTAAGTTGGGCCAGTCTCTTTTTGGGTTTCCATACCTTGGGACTTTATGTTCATAATGATGTCATGCTTGCCTTTGGTACTCCGGAAATAGAGAATTCATATCAAAGAAAGGTCTAA